A region of the Corticium candelabrum chromosome 4, ooCorCand1.1, whole genome shotgun sequence genome:
CTCTCCTGACAACGTAAATGCTCTTCCACTTAAGTATTGGTGGAACTTCTTCACACCGAACAGCAATGCGAGTGCTTTGCGGTCTATCTGCGCATATCTCCTTTCTGCCTCAGCCAAGCTCCTAGATGCGAAAGAAATTGGTCCCTCGGTACCGTCGCTAGCCTGTGTGAAAGCATGGCTCCTACCCCGTACAGTGAGGCATCACAGGCTACAATGACTTCCTTGGGTCAAAATGTATCATCACTTGACTAGACTGAAGAGCCTTCTTCACTCGTCTGAACGCTTCCTTATGCTCATCTTTCCACTGCCAACGTACGTTCTGGGGCAAAAGCTGACACAGTGGAGCCAGCCTTGAAGCCAGCTTCAGTAAAAACCGGCCATAGTAAGTAATCATACCCAAGAAGGATCGTAATTCCGTAACATTTTTGGGTTCAGGTGCAGCTTGAATAGCCATCACTTTCTTCTTGTCTGGTGCTAGCCCCTGACTGTTGATAGTATGGCCTAAGTAACTGATTTCTTTCTGCAAAAATGTGCATTTGGCCAGCTTTAGTCGCAATCCCGAGTTGGCTAGGCGTTGTAGTACCATTTCTAGGTTCTGCAAGTGTTCCTCCAGACAACGTCCTTTCACTAGAATATTGTCTAAATAGACCACTGTCATGGGAATATCCTGAAGGAGAGTGTCCATTACCGTATGAAAAATGGCTGGACCCGAAGCCACTCCAAAAGGTAGGTGTTTGTACTTGAACAGCCCCAAGTGAGTATTTATGACTACGTACTTCTGCGACGTCTCATCCAGCGCCACCTGCTGATAAGCTTGGCTCAGATCTGACTTGGTGAACAACTGACCTCCAGCTAAAGAGGCAAATATATCATTGATCTTTGGCAATGGGTCTTTCTCACAAGGCGCAGCCTGGTTAATTGTCAACCTAAAGTCACCGCATATCCTGATTGAACCGTCCTTTTTTAGAACCTGTACTACTGGAGCAGCCCAATCAGAGAATCAAACGGCTTCTATAATTTTGTCTTGTTCCAACCGTCTCAACTCCTGTTCGACTAGCTCTTTGTACGCATATGGTACAGATCTAAGCTTGAAAAACCGAGGTGCAGTATCTGCTCTCACTGCTATCGATGCTGTTGCTCCCTCCAGTAGTCCCATCTTCTCCTTGAATACTTCCTGGTATTTGGTGATGAGCTCCTTATGTTGAATCCTTCCTTCCTCATGTGATGTTCTACCAGTGATATGGAGATGGAATGTCTCTTCCCATTTCAGTTTTAGGTTCTGCATCCAGTTTCTACCAAACAAATTTGGACCCTTGCCTTTGACAATGATCAATGGCAGGGAAGCCACTTGCTGTCCATATCTCACTTTCACATCTGTTTCACCAACCAAAGTTAGTGATTCCCCTGAATATGTCCTTAATTGTACTTGTGGCCTATGTAAACCGGGGGGCCTTCCGTTTAGACCATAATGCCTTGAAAATGCTTTACTCACCAGAGTTACCGCTGCCCCAGTGTCTATCTCCATCTCCATCTTCTGCTGATTAATCACAACTTTTACCTTGAGTGGCTTCACTTCATTGCCACGCCCCACTATGTGTACAACGTACATTGCCGTCTCTAACATTTCTTCTGATTCCTGGAAATCCTCTTCTTGGCTTATTTGGTGAGCTGCCTTTGATTCTCCTTGTGGATTTGACTGACTTCGGCATGCTCTCGCAATATGGCTCCGCTTCTTGCACTTCCTACACTCTGCTGTCTGGAAACGGCATGGCTTGGGAAGATGCCAAcccaaacaacaagaaaacttACTCTTTTCTGGTGTGGTCCCTCCTACTTGATGTCTGATGTACTGCCACTGGTGCTTGAGTTGCTGTTGATGTAAGACCACCTTGTTGCATTTCTAGCGAATTTTTCGCAGCTGTTTCCATTGCTCAGGCAATTTGTAGGGCGTCCTCAGATGTCAAGTTGACTTCTTACAAGAGTCTCCGCTGAATCTTCTCTTCATTTATCCCGCACACCAGTCTGTCTCTTAACATGTCTGAGAGAGTATCCCCAAAGGCACAGTCTGTCGAGAAGGTTGCGGATGAGTTTGTACGTTTGAGTGCCACATACGCTCAACAAAACTGCCTTCCGTTGGTCTTTGTCAGTCACCTTGTTTGCCATGAAGTAAAACCCTAGTTGTTCAACGTAGTTTTTCCATTCATCTTGAGTTCCATCAAAGGGCCCCACTTTCCCGATCATCGATGTCATGTTTCATTCTTTGCCTCGTCGGCAATATGTAGTATCGAGACTCGTGTATTTGCACTCTACACTGTCTAACTCAACAAAGTCCGCCAAAACCAACTAGTCTCTTCTACTGCGCAGGCGCCCCAAGAAGCCTCCCTCAAAACAACCCTAAACTATTACAAAATTACATTGCTTTGATCAAGGGTTACGTCGATCTTTAGAAATTATTTGTTCTTCTGTTACAGATATGGCATGGCTGCAAGCGACACTACCTATTAGACTTTGTGGGCTTGGTCTGACAGAAGCAGTCCAGTCACCAGCTGCTTATGTAGGGATTGCAATTCTACTCGTAAGATGGTACAGGACTTTCTAAAAAAGGCTTGCAATTCACTGGATGTTGCATATTTGCATTTCTCAAGGCCTTTACTATCAGGAGACTCTGAAAGTCAATATCTGAAAAATGAACACATTTCTTCAACTTTAGATTTCAGCACTGCTACTCAACAACAAatc
Encoded here:
- the LOC134178566 gene encoding uncharacterized protein K02A2.6-like yields the protein MTSMIGKVGPFDGTQDEWKNYVEQLGFYFMANKVTDKDQRKAVLLSQLKHQWQYIRHQVGGTTPEKSKFSCCLGWHLPKPCRFQTAECRKCKKRSHIARACRSQSNPQGESKAAHQISQEEDFQESEEMLETAMYVVHIVGRGNEVKPLKVKVVINQQKMEMEIDTGAAVTLVSKAFSRHYGLNGRPPGLHRPQVQLRTYSGESLTLVGETDVKVRYGQQVASLPLIIVKGKGPNLFGRNWMQNLKLKWEETFHLHITGRTSHEEGRIQHKELITKYQEVFKEKMGLLEGATASIAVRADTAPRFFKLRSVPYAYKELVEQELRRLTINQAAPCEKDPLPKINDIFASLAGGQLFTKSDLSQAYQQVALDETSQKYVVINTHLGLFKYKHLPFGVASGPAIFHTVMDTLLQDIPMTVVYLDNILVKGRCLEEHLQNLEMVLQRLANSGLRLKLAKCTFLQKEISYLGHTINSQGLAPDKKKVMAIQAAPEPKNVTELRSFLGMITYYGRFLLKLASRLAPLCQLLPQNVRWQWKDEHKEAFRRVKKALQSSQASDGTEGPISFASRSLAEAERRYAQIDRKALALLFGVKKFHQYLSGRAFTLSGENKGVPLMASGTTNGNANALSWLPSSDKPEVTEDPSESVLSLHILEMTPAKPITTVQLRQFTDRDGQLATVRHYVLSGWPREVDSELRHYWNRRHELSVLGGCVLWGSRVIIPQKAWPRVLEELHVAHSEVSRMKA